A region of the Scomber scombrus chromosome 17, fScoSco1.1, whole genome shotgun sequence genome:
ATTTATAGATAAAAAGCGTAAAAGCAATGAGCTCTCAGTCCAAGCGCACTATAACTTCCCTATCATGTTTAACTTCCCTACCCACAACTGGTGTCAGGAGAGTCAAAGAAGAGGTGACGAGGTGAGACAGGGGAAGGCGAGGGGGAAGAATATTGACAAGAGCAGAGAAAATGAAGGAAGATTTattgaagaaacacaaatagaaacacagaaatgagaggaggaagagaggacacagagaggtATAGCAGCTCTGCATTGAATAAGAGTGTCTTACAGCATCAGTAGCGCTGCTCATGCCCCGTCTGTGTTATCACATCCCCACTTTCATTCTGTTTTCAGCCTGGCATTAAAGTTCAAAGAGGAATTGATGCTAAAGCCACTGCTGCAAATTCAACTCCAcggaaatgaaaagagagagaggaacaaagATAAAGTAGATTGGAggaggcaaaaaaaataaagagtgaGATACTGGAGATGTAATTTAGGCCTATAAgcagtttttttcagttcattattTCCTTCCTGTGCCCCTGGTGCActatagttttttttagtgaTGTTAAATCTGGCAGCCTTCCTTGTTAGCCGTTGGCCTTTCATCCACACTATAGTGACACTTTGTGCATCCAAAACTTAACgtctttctcttattctctctcctGCCCCCATCTCCACAGAAGCAGAGTTGGCCCCGAAGCGTGAGGTTCCCCCAGGGGAGGCCACAGCTTTAGAGGCCCTCCTGAGGGGGGAGAACgtactggagaaaaaaaacaacatcaataaaGAAGAAGAGACCTTGCTGGAAATACAggtattttgggttttttctcaATCATAATTAAAGTTGTGTGTATTGTTCTGTATTGTTGTAAAAACATCACACCCTggaaatcttttttaaatttaaaactgtGATTGAAATGAATGGATGGTATCCTCATCTAAATCAACTCTACAGCatgatttcactgtaattacCTAATTTTATAAGATCTGGACTAATAAAAGTAGTCATGTATGACACTTGTATGATAGGCTTTAGAATGAAATTAGGGCATGCAACTGAGCATTAACCCACACCTCCATGTTTTACTCCTCATccacttttctttcatctttgtgcatttttttctcGCAAACTTCATCTaaacttctctctttctgtatatGCGTGTTTGTGCTTTGAAGAGAGTTCTGGAGGCAGATGAAAACGGGGATGGTTTCCATGATGACGAAGACTTCGAACTGGAAACTCCcaagagaaagaacagaaacagaGGCAAAGTGAGTGTCAGATGCAAAGACAGGATGTGAAAAGTCACACACACTATATCTGTGTGTGGTGCAGAAGAGAATAATAACACAGTTTTGTTAATTACAAAatccattaaaagaaaaatgtctacAGCATGTTGCAACCACTAAATCAAGAAAGATTAATGTATTCAGTCTGTGTTTAATATCACTTACCAGTCCCTGTTTTCCAaatattaattgattcattttacagataaattacatacagtatgctaTTTGGTATTTAATCCTTAACATACTGAATTTGCATTGAAACGTTACAACACTGGAGGATTAAAATATGTGTCGGATTACGTTTCAGAACAGAGGATCCAGTCGGAGGAGGACAGAACCTGTTAACACCGATGACCAGGACAAACCTTACGTCTGTGACAGTAAGAGAGAAGAACAATTGCCTCTCTCTTATATCATGTgccatcatgtttttttgtatcgtagttttgtgttttacatGTTCATTATCctaaattcagaaaaaaaccaCAATGTTTCTAAAAGCTTGTGGTGGCTATAACAAAAGACTTATTGTATCTTCAATCTAACCTTAGCTCCAATTTATTATGGAAACATTTCCCCACATGCCTGCTCGAAAATCTTTGCTCATatatttgaaatttaaaatctAGCAAACGAatcattttctctcatctttcaATGATAgccctctctccttctgttccTAAGAGCAGTCCTCTGCAGCATGAAGAAAGACTTTGCTGTCAATCCAAACCTGACTAGCATGCAACTTTCATACTTGGACAGAATCCAGATGGAATGGATTGCCATGGGGATGTGGATAGAGATAGGCACGCTGAATGAACCCCAAACAAATGAATCTCATCCTCGTTTTGTGTCTTGTTCTGTCTTTCCTTTATTGTTTGCTTTTGTGTCTTCTCTGTTCCAGATAGATACAAACAAAAGCATAACTCAAAAAAGGCTGAAGAAGGTATCTGAATCTATCGCCATCATGTCTTTCTAGGGGCTCCATGAACTGTCTTTATGATTGGCCTTTTTGCTTATTGGCATCTGGTGTTGGAATGGCTAACTGAATGCTAATCCTTCAGAGATGTCTAATGCTTTACATGCTTTATACTAGTACCGGCAACCTTCCTGAATTCAGTGCAAGCATTGCATGACACTAACGCTATACCATGTGCCTTAATGCTTGCTCATTGCAAGGCATGCGCCAAGTGATGCTTTAGCACCAGCTCAGCTAATGCCGCACTGAGGGATGCATGTTTCTTAGGATACTGTAGCTGTGGCGTGATCCACAGATGTAGCCATTGTAGAAGTGTTTACACTGAAAGAAATGTCATGGAAAATTGAAAACCTAGCTTGTTTTTAACCATGGGATTGGACGTTTGTTATGCTAAAGTTGAGACAAAAATGGCTGCGGAATTGGCTGTAACACAGAGGCGGGAAAGATGCATAATGACAAACTTCTATGATGGCTACAGCTCTAATGTGCTCACTTTGAAAAGTTTTCTATGATCCCCAACAACAACCGTAGACTAGATTGATAGTCTGTGCTAGTTTTGTATTTATAGCACCCAAAACGCTTCCAACCCACTCGTGTTGTTACATGTACGAGTTGTGACGCCCACAGTTTCACAGTACAACAACAGCTTGTTGAGCTTCagccttgtgtttgtgtgcttgtaaTAATCAAAAGCAGCGTTTTAAGTGTAAAGGGTAAGAAAAATGATGCTAAGAAAGCCAATGTTGTTAAAGCAGCTGTAGGAAAATGCTTTTGATACACCCCATTCTGCCATGTTCCAAATCTATCAGACCTTTCAGTGGACTTCCTTGTAAAAGTAAAATGGACAACTTGAGTTCTGCATAAAGCAGCTTGgggtggatgtattggttagTTTTCTGCTGTCTATGATTTCATATATAAAGTAACTATGAGGCAGACCATCAAACATGAAACTGCAAATCGTCTCTGGCATCCTCCACACgttctgttttatttccatttaggCAGGGACGACAGTTGATTTTGAGCAGACTCTGACTAGCATATTTGGTGCTCTACGTTGCACcaggttttgtgtgtttctaaaGCATCTATGATATTTTATCTGTAGTCTGTGGAAAACGCTACAAGAACCGACCTGGCCTGAGCTACCATTACACCCACACTCACctggcagaggaggagggagaggaagaaaaggaaacagagaTGACCCCGTCTCCTCCACAGAGCTCCGATAACCACAAACGTAAGATGCTAGCTAGAATGCAATTGCGCTGAAATATCATTATGCTTTTCCTGATAGCACATACAGCACACCGTCCCacgtatatgtatatattccTTAAATGTGTCTGTTCCTGCCGACAGCTCAGAAGGGTCCAGATGGTTCCATCATTCCCAACGACTACTGTGATTTCTGCCTTGGAGACCAGGTCTCCAACAGGAAAACAGGGCAGGCTGAGGAGCTGGTGTCCTGCTCTGACTGTGGACGCTCTGGTGAGTCTCCACAACTTTCCATTCAGGTTCTTTGTTTGCCCCaccattaaaggaatagttatGTAACATTTAgcaaaatatgcttatttgctttcctCCCAAGAGTTAGTTGAAAAGACTGATACCACTTCCATGTCTGTTTGGTAAAAATGAAGCTACAATCAGCTGTTACAAACAGTTCTCCTGGCTTTGTCCAAAAGTAACTCCTAAAGCTCACATATTAGCACCTTGTTGGTTTAATCCGTACGACAAACCAAGTCTCCACTAGGCGCAGATGCTTCAAATTTAATGTGCAGATATGAGGATTGTATTGaccttctcatctaactcttggcaagaaaacaaataagccTATTCCTAAAATTTTAGTGGTGTCTTATTCTATATAATTTGGGATGAGAGCATTGATTACATTGGCAGTGATGACAAGAAAATACAATTTGTTGTTAAGAGATAATGAGGACTATCAGAAATTAGTTGTTTGCTAGACTCTTACTTCATACTTTAAGTTGTGTCTACTATACATCTCATTTTTGTTTCCCTTTGCTTCCTTTTTATTCACAATCTTGTTCATGTGTATTCCTCGCTTCCTTGCGATGTTTAACTTTTCTACGTGGACTGAAATGGTGGCCACAAATATGATGCAGTTTAAGAGTCTGCATTAAACATGTGGATCAATAATCATGAAATCATCAATAATAATTTCTTTGGGTGATGTCTTATAGAAGGCCAATCAGTCACAATACTGTTATTACAAAGTCTAGTTAGACCTttacagaaaagagaaaaaaattcaCTAAAATACAAAGGACGCCTTCATGTCAATAGTTATTCGAAGTCATCTTTGTTCAAACTGACTTGTGTCTTTTAACTGATGATATAGATTTCACCAGACATGTATCGTGCAGTATTGAGCTTTTATGTTGCTACAGTGTCTTTTCAGTGGGTTGTCAATGAGCCTTGTTGACCATGAGAATCAAGAGCCAACTGCTGAAACTCTTTGcaattttccatttaaaaataacatcgACTCATAGGATCCGCTGCTTGCTTCCATCCTGCATGCTTCTCCATGTCAGCCTCGTCCATCAGTAAGGACTTCTGCCTTTAGACAACATGCCTTCACTCTTTTGTTCCTCAGTTCTCATGCATTACCTTATGGCACATTTGGCtgcatttttgtttcttttcccccctttttttccccacgcTAGCCAACTCCACCTCTTCTGGATATCTCAGCAAAAACATTAATGGGATCAGCTCAACCGTCCTATGCAATAAGAGAGCAGGGTTTGCATTTCAgcaagtgaatttttttttttttttgccacagtaGAGTTAGTTAGGACAGCTGCAAGAGTGTGTGGCCTTTTCTGTGTTGCTCTGACGCTGATGTTTTCATGGTagctggaagaggaggagtgaagaaggatgggaggaagctGAGTGCTCTAGAAGAAATGTTCAGCAGGACATCAGACAGCGAGGCCTCCACGTTTCATGGCTTTGAAGACGCAGAGctggaaaacattttgttttcagacgATGAGGCTGCGGATGACAGCTGAGAAGACGACTTTCTTACTAGTTGGAGTTTTTTGCAATATAAATCATTTTccgaaaatatgtttttattttagtggAACACTGAAAGACTTTGAAGGCACATAACGGACTACAGTGTCTCACCTTGAGGGCACTTCTACCAGAAAAGTCACCGGATTTATTTTAACCTCTTGGAAGAGATGCAGGATATATTCATACGCAAAGCCAGCTTTTTCTTGGAAGTTTCATCTTTGATGGATATTGCCATTTTTTATTATGCTCATGTGGATTTTACAGTTTGATAAGTTgagacatttttccatttttcttgaacaaaaaaaagaatcctcTCACTTTTGACTTGGCTTGCGTCTGATAATCAAGATCATAAACTTGACAGCTATGTTCCTGTTAACTCTGGACTGAAAAGATTGATAGAACACACTGTGGACCAGagaaaaaggaataaatgaaatgagtgTTCCATGTCAAAATGAATATGAGTTGCTGCTAATGTGGCATGGGGAGGGATGAACGTTGGACTCTTGAGTCACTCCATTGGCTAAAAGGACAGGTAGCCGAGAGGTAAGAGCCAATCGGCATCCCATTGCTCCTGTCTGACTTTGAGGACATTCTACTGCCTGCTGCTAAGTGGTATCCGTTAAAGCTGATAGGCCATCTATTCAACTGCCACAGCTAATTTCTCCCTGACTGTAATTCCACAGTTTCATTTGGGGAGGCAGATCGCAGCTTCAGCTTGGAACGTTTGTCTTTATTCACCCACCAGAGGCTGATAGGGAatgtgttcagtgtttctggCTGGTTTC
Encoded here:
- the dpf3 gene encoding zinc finger protein DPF3, with protein sequence MPFLDSQTGVAQNNCYIWMEKRHRQPGQAAGQMYTYPARCWRKKRRLHPPLDPQLRLCELRLEAELAPKREVPPGEATALEALLRGENVLEKKNNINKEEETLLEIQRVLEADENGDGFHDDEDFELETPKRKNRNRGKNRGSSRRRTEPVNTDDQDKPYVCDNRYKQKHNSKKAEEVCGKRYKNRPGLSYHYTHTHLAEEEGEEEKETEMTPSPPQSSDNHKPQKGPDGSIIPNDYCDFCLGDQVSNRKTGQAEELVSCSDCGRSGHPTCLQFTDNMMQAVRTYQWQCIECKSCSICGTSENDDQLLFCDDCDRGYHMYCLKPPMTQPPEGSWSCHLCLDLLKDKASAYGEV